A DNA window from Candidatus Acidiferrales bacterium contains the following coding sequences:
- a CDS encoding homocysteine S-methyltransferase family protein encodes MSYAAVKTRMERGEMIILDGAIGTEMCRRGLTWEGHKVESEPDAIRSIHADYILAGADILSTNTFQLAKRSFLNHFADLEHMRHIGAQHLETCAAGLIREAVQLALEARRRSSRPAEVAVAGAMTTLEWCFRPDLAPEENAMRAEYREIISHFKAAGVDLMLFETVNRWQEATVALEAARELDIPAWVSFVPDWRARLLSGESIARMVCQLEPLAPDAILFNCAPPGDCTLALRELAKHSKRPFGAYAHIGRFDPPDWMFTDEYPPEKYLEAATEWVARGAQLIGGCCGTTPDHIRLLKDALPRRAAVHA; translated from the coding sequence ATGAGCTATGCTGCCGTCAAGACTCGGATGGAACGCGGAGAGATGATCATTTTGGACGGCGCCATTGGCACGGAAATGTGCCGCCGCGGATTGACCTGGGAAGGACACAAGGTCGAGAGCGAGCCGGACGCTATCCGTTCCATTCACGCCGACTACATCCTGGCCGGGGCGGACATACTTTCGACAAACACCTTTCAGCTCGCCAAGCGGAGCTTCCTGAACCACTTTGCCGATCTTGAGCACATGCGCCACATCGGCGCGCAGCATCTCGAAACCTGCGCTGCCGGCCTCATCCGCGAGGCCGTCCAATTGGCTCTCGAGGCGCGCCGGCGCTCTTCCCGGCCCGCGGAGGTTGCCGTGGCCGGCGCCATGACAACGCTGGAATGGTGTTTCCGGCCGGACTTGGCCCCGGAAGAAAACGCGATGCGAGCCGAATATCGCGAAATTATCTCCCACTTCAAAGCGGCCGGCGTCGATTTGATGCTCTTTGAGACCGTAAACCGCTGGCAGGAGGCGACGGTGGCGTTGGAAGCGGCGCGCGAGCTGGACATCCCGGCGTGGGTCAGCTTTGTGCCGGACTGGCGGGCGCGGTTATTGAGCGGCGAATCCATCGCCCGGATGGTTTGCCAGCTCGAGCCTCTCGCCCCTGATGCCATCCTGTTCAATTGCGCGCCGCCTGGCGATTGCACGCTGGCGTTGCGCGAACTGGCAAAGCACTCCAAGCGCCCCTTCGGCGCCTACGCCCACATCGGCCGCTTCGACCCGCCGGATTGGATGTTCACCGACGAATATCCGCCTGAAAAATATCTTGAGGCAGCCACCGAGTGGGTCGCTCGAGGGGCACAGCTCATTGGCGGCTGCTGTGGAACCACACCGGATCACATCCGGTTGCTCAAGGACGCCCTCCCCAGGCGCGCGGCCGTGCACGCCTGA
- a CDS encoding homocysteine S-methyltransferase family protein, with protein MSYGRIQGHLSRGEMVLLDGGVGTEIYRRGVYWRSNGIERNPEVVRQVHADYIAAGADVITTNTFQLTRRSYLNLFHDIEHMRHIGPEGLENKAEMLVRRAVELAREAREQFRSATAGEVAIAGSISPLQHCFRPQLAPPNDELRTEHGETIQQLKESGVDFLLLETMNNIREAVVASDVARTSNLPFWVSFAVREGGKLLSRESVAGAAKAVEPYGPEAILVNCGPIEDITLALSELAGATRRPIGCYAHIGRYHPPSWKHAFFPRFAETDQVPPEKYLTAAGQWAAMGAQIIGGCCGTTPAHIQALKVGLPKSCPPRQASRSVGAR; from the coding sequence ATGAGCTATGGACGCATTCAAGGTCATCTGAGCCGGGGTGAAATGGTGCTGCTCGATGGCGGCGTCGGCACGGAGATCTACCGCCGGGGCGTGTACTGGCGTTCGAACGGTATCGAGCGCAACCCGGAGGTGGTTCGCCAGGTGCACGCCGACTATATCGCCGCCGGCGCCGACGTCATCACCACCAATACCTTCCAGCTCACTCGCCGGAGTTATTTGAACCTCTTCCATGACATCGAGCACATGCGCCACATCGGCCCGGAGGGCCTGGAGAACAAGGCTGAAATGCTGGTGCGGCGGGCGGTCGAGCTGGCGCGCGAGGCACGGGAGCAATTCCGGTCTGCCACCGCCGGGGAAGTTGCCATCGCCGGTTCCATCTCGCCGTTGCAGCATTGCTTCCGGCCGCAGCTCGCTCCGCCGAACGATGAGCTGCGCACCGAGCATGGCGAAACCATTCAACAACTCAAAGAGTCGGGAGTGGATTTCCTTCTGCTCGAAACCATGAACAACATCCGCGAGGCGGTCGTGGCTTCCGACGTCGCCCGCACCAGTAATCTTCCCTTCTGGGTGAGCTTCGCCGTGCGCGAAGGGGGGAAGTTGCTCAGCCGCGAAAGCGTTGCCGGCGCTGCCAAAGCGGTCGAACCATACGGCCCGGAAGCCATCCTGGTAAACTGTGGCCCCATCGAAGACATCACCCTTGCTCTCAGCGAGCTGGCGGGCGCGACCCGGCGGCCGATCGGCTGCTATGCCCATATCGGCCGCTACCATCCGCCAAGCTGGAAACACGCTTTTTTTCCGCGCTTTGCTGAGACCGACCAAGTTCCCCCGGAAAAATATCTCACCGCCGCCGGGCAATGGGCAGCCATGGGCGCGCAGATCATTGGCGGCTGTTGCGGAACGACTCCGGCTCACATCCAGGCATTGAAGGTTGGCTTGCCGAAATCCTGTCCGCCACGGCAGGCGTCCCGAAGCGTCGGCGCGAGATAG
- a CDS encoding SDR family oxidoreductase: MKLLIFGATGGTGRALVEQALEQGHVVTAFAREPAKVRTTHKNLSVMKGDILNYVSVEAAISGQDAVLSALGIRVRAGAIVVLAVICQVFAAAVPLSRPLEWFVRVGLPVLALMILFRKKTILSDGTQNIVQAMEKLGVKRFVCESSLGIGESKGQLGFLYNYILIPLLLRNIFADKEVQERIIKDSMLDWVIVRPAALTNGPRRGVCREGMNIGHWFFTAKISRADVAVFMLKQLADNTYLRKTPGVSY, translated from the coding sequence GTGAAATTGCTCATCTTCGGTGCAACCGGCGGAACAGGTCGAGCGCTGGTTGAACAGGCGCTGGAGCAGGGACACGTTGTTACTGCCTTTGCGCGCGAGCCCGCGAAGGTCCGAACCACACACAAGAATCTGAGTGTCATGAAGGGGGACATCTTGAACTACGTTTCCGTGGAGGCGGCGATCAGCGGCCAAGACGCCGTGTTGTCAGCTCTGGGCATAAGAGTGCGCGCGGGAGCGATCGTCGTTCTAGCGGTCATCTGCCAGGTGTTCGCCGCGGCAGTGCCGCTATCCAGGCCATTGGAGTGGTTTGTTCGAGTTGGGCTGCCGGTCTTGGCCCTTATGATTCTCTTTAGGAAGAAAACCATTCTCTCCGACGGCACGCAGAATATTGTCCAAGCAATGGAAAAGCTTGGCGTGAAGCGCTTCGTTTGCGAGTCTTCGCTGGGCATCGGCGAGAGCAAAGGGCAGTTGGGATTTCTCTACAATTACATTTTGATTCCACTATTGCTGCGGAATATTTTTGCGGACAAAGAGGTTCAGGAGAGGATCATCAAAGACAGCATGCTTGACTGGGTGATTGTGCGCCCCGCTGCCCTCACAAATGGACCGCGAAGAGGCGTCTGTCGAGAGGGGATGAACATCGGCCACTGGTTCTTCACGGCAAAGATCTCCCGAGCTGATGTGGCCGTCTTTATGCTCAAACAGCTAGCTGACAATACGTATCTACGGAAGACACCAGGTGTGTCGTACTGA
- a CDS encoding transcriptional repressor, whose protein sequence is MPERATVPEGYLEAQLLAKGVRMTRQRKAILRVIETSGEHVDAVTLLERARKLDRKVDRVTVYRTLGMLKKHGLVDELDLMHLHGGQHYYEVKPGRHHLHLACRKCARVEELHSELLDRLEGQIKREKRFLIADIRVEVGGLCARCQSDGAKP, encoded by the coding sequence ATGCCCGAACGTGCTACGGTGCCGGAAGGTTATCTGGAAGCGCAGCTCCTCGCCAAAGGCGTCCGCATGACGCGCCAGCGCAAGGCCATCCTCCGCGTGATTGAGACTTCCGGCGAGCATGTGGATGCCGTAACCCTGCTCGAGCGTGCCCGCAAGCTTGACCGCAAAGTGGACCGAGTCACCGTCTATCGCACCCTGGGCATGCTCAAGAAGCATGGCCTGGTGGACGAGCTTGACCTCATGCACCTGCATGGCGGGCAGCATTACTATGAGGTGAAGCCCGGGCGGCACCACTTGCACCTAGCTTGCAGGAAGTGCGCTCGGGTGGAAGAGCTGCACAGCGAACTGCTGGATCGGCTGGAAGGGCAGATCAAGCGGGAGAAGAGGTTCCTGATCGCCGATATTCGCGTGGAAGTCGGCGGTTTGTGCGCCCGCTGCCAGTCCGACGGAGCCAAGCCCTAA